The following are from one region of the Paenibacillus sp. JZ16 genome:
- a CDS encoding pyridoxamine 5'-phosphate oxidase family protein produces the protein MSNGTVVNREAVETVKDIIKDIETAMFSTISEGGINSRPMQTQDIEFDGDLWFLTKRDTSKYQEIMANPNVNIAYVGKSYVSIRGTAQAVDDLERKKALWNVAYEKFLQTSYDDPNIILIKVDTDTAEYWETGNKTKTVKAFFKKMVGQEPEGDSDINKTVDLH, from the coding sequence ATGTCAAACGGAACCGTAGTGAACCGGGAAGCGGTCGAGACCGTGAAGGATATTATCAAGGATATTGAAACGGCGATGTTCTCCACGATATCGGAGGGCGGGATCAACTCCAGACCGATGCAAACGCAGGATATCGAATTCGACGGCGATTTGTGGTTTTTGACGAAAAGGGACACCAGCAAATATCAAGAAATTATGGCTAATCCCAACGTCAATATCGCTTATGTCGGCAAATCCTATGTATCGATTCGGGGAACGGCCCAAGCCGTGGACGACCTAGAACGGAAAAAGGCGCTCTGGAACGTGGCATATGAGAAGTTTCTGCAGACGTCCTACGACGATCCTAACATTATTCTGATCAAGGTGGATACGGACACCGCAGAGTATTGGGAAACCGGAAACAAAACCAAAACGGTAAAAGCCTTCTTCAAGAAAATGGTGGGCCAAGAGCCGGAGGGCGACTCGGATATTAACAAAACCGTTGATCTCCATTGA